In Isosphaera pallida ATCC 43644, the sequence TCCCAGGATCCGAGAAAGGGACGCCGTGATAACGGGACGCTTGGGCGCATCGTACCGCCACTAAAGCCCAACCGCGAGTCCACGACGCCGAATCAAACAGTGACTGTTGGGAATTGAACCCCTATGATGGGCGACGTTCAACAACCCGCCAACTTTTCGGTTCAACGAACCAGCCAAACCCTTGACAACGATCGAGCAGAGCGTTAGGAATAGGTGGCTCATTTCACTCAGCGTGATCATGGCTTTGGGACACCCTGGCTCTTCCAGTCAGCCAACCGTCTCATCGTTCAGAAGGTGATTCCACCTCACATGTCACTTCCGAATCGCTTCCACCGCGAAGCGACATCTCGGAAGTTTTGGTTGGCTTGATGTTGAGAGAAGCCACCCTCGTCATGCCGATGGCGCTGAGGCTCATTGAGCTGTTCTTCCCCTTCTCGCTTTTTCCACTTTCTTCACTCACATCACAGGTCGCGCCGCGTTTCGGTAAGGGAGAGATTCTCCGGGTTCCCGGGTCTTCACTTCCAATCCGGTTCACGGATAAACGAGGAGCATTTGTCCATGACGTCATCCTCGATGGCTCGGCGCGTGCGCCGCGCCGGTTTCACCCTGATTGAGCTTCTGGTGGTGATCGCCATCATCGCGGTGCTGATTGCGTTGTTGTTGCCAGCGGTGCAGTCGGCGCGGGAAGCGGCCCGTCGTGCCCAGTGTGTCAACAACCTCAAGCAGATCGGCCTGGCGCTGATGAACTACGAATCGGCCAATGGCGTGTTTCCTCCCGGCGGCGTCGCCGATGAGAGCAAGGCCGGAATTTGGGGCGGGGTGGGCGCAAACAACGTGCTGTCCTGGCGTGCTTTGATTTTGCCTCAAATGGAGGCGACCGCAGTTTACAACGCGATCAACTTCAGCCAGCCGATGAGCAGCAACGCCCCCGATCCCCGCGCTCAGTGGACCGCATATATGACGGTCAACAGCACCTGGCTGTGTCCTTCGGATGACAATCCCGGCGGGATTTCGCCTGGGTTCCGCGCGATGGGCGGCCTCAACGGCAACTTCCCCAACGGCACGTCGCCCAATAACCCCATCACCAATGCGCCGGAGACCCGGGTCCCGGTCTCGAACTACGCCGGCAGCTTCGGCGACAACTACGCCATTGGCGGTTTGACCCCGCCGGGAGGTCCTTGGGAAACCCCCATCAACACGGTACTGCCGCCGGGCGTTCCCCGGAGCGGCCACGCTGGCTTCTGGGGGACCAACTTCAACGAGAACTTGTCGGCTCGGGGTCCGGGGGTGTTGCGGGGCTACTTCAGCTATCGCATCGCCGGCATTGCTCCAGTGACGATCGCCAGCGTGACTGACGGCACCTCCAACACCATTATGGCGGGTGAGACTCTGCCGGCTCAGGTTGCCGACAACAATTTCTGGAACCACAACGGTTGTACCTTCGGCACCACCATTCCCATCAACTGGCAGACCCGGCAAGCTCCCGCCATTCAATTCGGCTCGCCGGTGTGGACCAGCCGCTTCAGCTATGCCAGCAAGGGAGCCAAGAGCAATCACCCCGGCGGGGCCAACTTCCTCTTTGGTGACGGCTCGGTCAAGTTCCTCAAGAACACCATCAACCCCATCGCCTACAACGCGCTGGGCTCCCGCAACGGTGGCGAAGTCGTCTCGGCCGACGCCCTGTGAGGTGACCACGGCGTAGGTGTGAGATGCTGAGACTCACTTCCGCGACCCTCTGAAAAACGTCGTTTCGTCCCATCACACGACACGCGACGTCGTTGTGATGGGCACCCTGTGGTATTACCACGATCGTCGTGGCGATCGTGGGTGTCGCCCTTAAAAACAGGTCTCCAATCCTTTCACGTCGATCCGTCCGAATTCGCTTCGAGTTCGAGTTCGGATTCGGAGGATCGACATGGATTTGCTCGGTTGACGGGATGTTCTATTGCGGATGAATCCACCTGGTTTCACTCCGCGCGCTTTTCCTTCTTCAACGAACAACACGTTGGGTTGATTCCTCCGATGATCGCATCTGTTGTCTCCTTGGGTTCGCAAACCGGTTCGGTGGCAGGCGTAGGTCGTTGGCGACGGTTGACGGTGGCGGGGGTCTCCGCGCTGGCGACCATCGTTTGGGTCGTAGGATGCGGCGACGACGGCTTCGGCACCCGTTACAAGGTTTCGGGAACCGTCACCTATAAAGGTCAGCCGATCGAAAAAGGCACAATCAACTTCTATCCGGTCAACCCGGAACAAGGTCGAGGGGCGTTTGGCACCATCACCAACGGCTCCTACACCTTGACCACTTCGGGAGCTGGAAATGACGGCATCGCGCCTGGCAAGTACAAAGTCGCGGTGGACGACCGCTTGGTGGACGAGTCCAAAACCAGCGGGTTCAGCGGCGGCTCGGCCAAGCAAGACGACGTGGCCAAAGCGATCGCTCAGGCCAAGGGTCGGATTCCCACCAAGTACAATCTGCCCGAAACCTCCGGCTTGACCGCCACCATCGATGGTCCCAAGTCGGACCTCAATTTCGACTTGGTCGATTGAGCCGATTTGGCACGACACCCGCCGGCTCCGTTTGCTTCGGTCGCCGCAAGGCGCCTCCAACCTTTTCGAAAGACCGTGTCCGCTCTGCTCGTCGTTGCGGCTCGGATCGGGTACGTCTTTCAAAGGTCGAGGCATTTGATTTCATTTTGATCATGTCGAAAACCGCACTCTCAACTTAGCAGGGGATGTTGGGATGACCACACCGGAGTCGGGCGCGACGCCCACCCCATGCGTTTCACGTCGTCGATTCCTTCAAGTCGGAGCGACGACGGGGTTGACCCTGGGTGGTCTGGGAGGGGCCGACGCCTCGACGGCGGCCCCCGCGGGGGTGGTCTCCGCCTCGACCTCTCGCGGAGTGATTCAACCCCCCGCCGAGGGGGAACTGGGAATCCCCGGACCTTATCCTGGACGAGTGGTGGAGGTTCGCAATCCCGCCATGTCGGTCCATCGGGTCAAAAACCGCGCTGCCATCGAAACGACCCTGGACCGCGCGATGACCGAACTGACCGGAGCTGACTCGGCGATCGAAGCCTGGCGCGTCTTCTTCGAACCAGGCGACGTGGTGGGGATCAAAATGAATCCGGTCGGCAACCCGTTGGCCAACTCCTCGTCCGAACTCATGCTAGCGGTCATCGACCGCCTGAAAGCGGTCGGAATCAAACCTTCCGACATTGTGGTTTTTGAACGCTACAAAAATGAATTCATCAACGCTCGCATGCACGAGGCGGTTCCCGACGGAATCACTTGGGGCGGTCTGACTCCGGCCGACGACCCCAGCCAACTCGAAATCGACTTCAAAGACGACCTCTGGGGCTATGACCCCGACGAGTTCGTGGAGATGGACATTGTCCACCAAGGCTTCGACCCCAAGGACGATCGCACCCGTCGTTCCCACCTGGGCAAGTTGATCACCCGTCGCGTCAACAAGTTGGTGTTGCTGCCGGTCCTCAAGGATCACGGCTCGGCGGGAGTCACCGGAGCGCTCAAAAATATGAGCCACGGGTTGGTCAACAATGTGGCCCGCTCGCACTCGACTCCTCAAACCAACGTCTGCAATTACTTCATCCCATCGGTGGTGCGTCATCCGGTGATTCGCCGCAAGTGTGTGCTCCAAATCATGGACGGGATCATCGGAGTTTATCAAGGCGGTCCCTTCGCCCACGCTGAGAACATCCGATGGACTTGGGAGGCAAACACCTTGTTCGTGGCGACCGACCCCGTCGCCCTGGACATGGTGGAATGGATGCGGATCGATGCCAAACGCAAGGAAATGGGTTTGGCTCCCGTGGGCGCGGTGGGCCGGTTGGCCTTGGACGCCGATCGAGAAGGGTTCGATATCCGCCAACCTCAACATATCATCCTCGCCGGCAACTTGGGTTTGGGACGGTTCGAATTCAAATCGCCCCGGGGTCGGCGATCCTCCATCGACCATCGAATTGTGACGCTTGACCCAGCGGCTTAATACGTCGCCTCGTCGAATTTGATCTGGGAATGAATGATTGATGATTAGATTGGTTGTCAGAAGGATGTCCTCGCTATGAGTCGCGTCGGGTGGTTGGGCATTGGCCTTGGTGGCGCGACGGTGTTGTTGGGGAGTCTTGTTTTGTTTGCGGGGTCCACCTCATGGTTGACCTTGAGGCGTGGCTCTTTGTCTTGGGACCATCAAGCGATTGTGGATCAGTGGGCGGGGGGGGATCGGGAGGAGGCGCGACGTAGGGTTCGGGCGTGGCTGGAACGGACGCCCGACGATCCTCTGGCCTGGTTCGCCTCGGCCCGTCTGGCTGTCTGGGAGGATCGCGGCCAAACCGCGTTGGACCACCTGGCACGCGCTGAGGAGCGTGGTCTGGACCGCCGGCTTGGCGAGTCGCTTAAACGGATCATGCTAGCGCGATCGGATCGCGGGCGCGAGGTCGAGGCCATGCTGGCGACTCAGGTTGCGGACGGGACCGCGTTGGAACCGGATGCGACCGCAGCTTTGGCTCGATTGGCCATCGCCGACTTCCGACTCAAGCAGGCCCAACCCCTGCTCGATCGCTGGATTCGTCTGGCTCCAGGCGACCCGACCCCCTGGGTGTGGCGGGCCGACATCCTCCGTCGCGCTGACGCTGAACTCGACCCGATCCTTGAGGCGTACACCCGGGCGCTCGAACTCGACCCCGCTTGCCAAAAGGCGCGACTCGGGTTGGCTGAAGCGTTGCTCAACGCCCACCGCAACGACGAAGCCGAAGCTCAATTTCAAACACTTCTTGAACAAGCGGCCGATCGGTTTGAAATCTGGTTGAGTTTTGGGCGTAACGCGGTGGAGGCGGGACGATTCGAGGAGGCGGCGACGCGGTTCGAGCGTGCGTTGAGCCTTGCGCCGGAGGGTCGTCGAGGCGAGGTCCATGCTGAATGGGGACGGATGGAGGCTCGTCGAGGTCAGTTGGAAGCGGCTCGGGAGCAACTCCAAAGCGCGTGGGAGACATCGCCCTACGATGCCGATCTGGCGGGTTCCTTGGGTCGCGTTCTTCGAGCATTGGGACGCGAGGCCGAAGCGCGACCGTTGCTAGAGCGGGCGGAGTTGTTGCGTCGCGACCAGCGCCGATTGGACGAGTTGAGAGCGCGGTTGGTCTCTCATCCTGAGGATGTTGACGCCTCGTCCGAGGTCGCCCGTTGGATGTTCGATCATGGCCGAGACGCAGAAGGGCTGATCTGGGCGGAACGAACCCTGGAGCGTGCGCCGGATCATGCGGCGACCCACCGTTGTCTGGCTACGTATTATGATCGGATTGGCCAACCTGGCCTGGCGAATCATCACCGCGAGCGCGCCGCGCTGAAAATCAATCAAGCTCATCCGAAGGGGTGAGCGGCTTTCCCATCGAATGAGCTTGAAATTGAAATGTTCAAGGAAATTGACTAACGAATGGTCATCAGACCTGAGTTCGACGGCGCGCCAGACAAGCAGCACCAAGGCCCGAGCCGATCCAAAGCAACAAGGTGGTGGGTTCAGGGATGGGGATTTGACCACGGACTTGGCCAGAGAACTGATCCTCGCCCGCCACCACATCATCCAGCGACCCCGCGTAGGCGCGGATGTTGTAGCTGAAGGCGATTTCGCCGTCGAGTTCAAACGGGGTCAAACCCGGCAGACGGCTGAAGTTGCGAATGGTGAATTGGAGGTCGGGATGGTCGGGGGAGGGAGCAAAAGCGAGTTCGCCGACATGGTCGGTCAGAACCTCGCCGAAGCTTTGTTCAATGCCGCGCACCACACCTTCAGGGGACAAGGCGAAGCGTGCGACGGTAAAGGCGTCGAGACCAGAGCCGGGTTTGTTGGCGGGGATTCCTGCTACCACGTTGGGCACGCCGTCCATGTTGGTGTCGAACGCGATGGTCATCGATTCGGTGCCGCCGAAGTTGGGCCAGTCGATCCCGCCGGCGGCGATGGTGCGGGGATCCGAATTATTGGGGTCGCCGTTGCCATCGGCGTCGCCCGCGATGTTGATGGGTGAACCATCCGGGTTTTTGAACCCGTTGAACGCCACCGCCATCGTGTCTGTGGCTCGGTCGTAAGCCAGACGAATGTCTCGGAAGTTCCAACCGGTCAACCAACCCTCTCGAGTCATCCAGTCGGCTTGAGCCACGTCGTTGGTGGGGTTGTTGGGGAACGTTGGATTATCGATCAGCACCACAACGTTGGGAAAGCGTTCGGGGCTGAGGTCGTTTTGGGTGTTGCCGGTAGGAAAGAACATCTGGATGGGGTCGGCCATCGTGGTCGAAGCGCCGCCGAACAAGGCGATCGCCGCGAAGGTCCAAAGACGAATGCCTGAACGGCTCATCATCATCTTGCTCCACACTGTTCCGGGATGAAAGCGCGATCCTCGATCTCTTCGAGAAATCGGTTGCTTTGCCGACGCATCAGGTTCGTCGGAAAAATGTCGCGGTGGCCAACGGCGGCGACCCGTGGGATCCGTGAGTACAAGCCCACGTTGGTTGCGGATCGCGTGCGTGACGAAGCTAACTGGCCTCGCCCGTTGTCATCGACCGTTCCTAGTTGAACAGGTCAAGCTGGCGAGGTGAAAGACCATCCTGGGATCGGCGGACTTGATCTCTCCATGAACGAAGTCGAACCACCCTTGGATTCGGCGGATCGCCGTCTCACATCTCATTCGGATGGGACACGGTTCGCGCCGATCCGAATCGCTTGGGATTTCATCGTCCGATCGGAGTCAAAACTGCGACAAAACCGGAAGTCAAGCCAACACGTTGTTCAAAACCGTCGCGTTGTGGGAGTTCTCGCCACACCAAACACAACTTGAACCAGGGAGCCACGTGAACCCGAGGGCGCGATTTTCGAGCGGAGCAATATCCAATGTTGCCGACGTCCCGTGTGTCTGACCGATGGGTTGGTTGCTGAGAGTGATCTCGCCCTAGGTTCCGCCTGGGGAATTCACCTACTCGGCTCAAATCTGGTCAACGTGTTCCGAATTGAGCGATTCCGCGTTGGTTCTGGAAAGATCGTCTCGGTACCAAGCGCCTGCGGTCGGATCGAATGGCATGGGGATGGATGATCCCGGGTTGTCAACAGACAACCCCGCCGATTCGGCATGCCCGTGAGACGCCAAATCGACGGGGTTGGAGAAAGCGACGGATTCGACGAAAAGCTCGCAAGAAAATGACCGACCGATCCTCATCAGCGCGGTCGAGATGAAACAAACACCGCGACGCAGTAACCGATTCGAGCCGTGGGATGGATGGTGGCCGTCATCAAACCGTCGGATCGGCGTTTCGCCTAAGGCGACGATGGGTCCGCCAACCGAAGAGCGCGGCCAAGGTAACCATCGCCACGATCGAAGACGGCTCGGGAATAATTTGACCACGAACTTGACCGAAAAACAGATCCTCGCCCGACACCACGTCGTCCAGGCTGCCGGCGTAGGCGCGAACGTCGTAGTTGACGATCAAATCGCCAGTGAAGGGGTCGAATTCCGGGGTAAATCCAGGCAAAGTTGAGAAGTTGCGGATGGTGAACTGAAAATCGGGTGCCTCGCGGGTGCCGAAGTAGGTCAACACCCCCACATTGTTGGTGAGGGTCTCGCCGTAGCTTTGCTCGATGCCGGGTTGGATTCCGCCGCCGAGGACTTGACGATAAGCGGGCGACAGTGAAGGCGGCCAGACCATCGCCAGGCTTGTCGGCGGGAATGCCCGCCACCACGTCGGGCACGCCGTCGCGATCCAGATCGAGCGCGACGGTGATGCTTTCCGTGCCCCGGAAGTTCGGTTGATCGATGCCGCCAGCGGCGATGGTGCGGGGGTCGGAGGTGTTGGGGTTGCCGTTGCCGTCGGCATCGCCCGCGATATTGATACCAGTCCCGTCAGGATTCTTGAAGAAGTTGACCGACACGCCCATCGTATCGTTCGAGGGGTCGTACAAGAACCGCAAATCCTTAAAGTTCCAGCCTGACAACCAACCTTCGTCGGTCATGAATTGGGCCTGAGCCACGTCGTTGGTCGGGTTGTCGGGGAAAAGGGGGTTGTCGATCAGAATGACGACGTTTGGAAAACGGCTCGGACTCAAGTCCCGCTCGGCGTTGCCGGTTGGGAAAAAGTTGATCGGTTCCGCGAAGACTGGTTTCCCTAGAGAGGTCGCGGCGGCAAGCACGATCACCGCACCCAGTCCCCACCAGCGCCACGTCCTGCGACAACCCGAGAACCTCGTTAACTTCATCAAACCACGCTCCTCGATCAGGGGTGCGAGCCATCCGTGGTAAGGCCAAGCCGAACGTCCGCCAAGTTGAGGATGAGGCGGGTCGATCACTTGCTCAAGCCGGTCCGCGCGTCGATCCTACCCGA encodes:
- a CDS encoding DUF1559 domain-containing protein, which codes for MTSSSMARRVRRAGFTLIELLVVIAIIAVLIALLLPAVQSAREAARRAQCVNNLKQIGLALMNYESANGVFPPGGVADESKAGIWGGVGANNVLSWRALILPQMEATAVYNAINFSQPMSSNAPDPRAQWTAYMTVNSTWLCPSDDNPGGISPGFRAMGGLNGNFPNGTSPNNPITNAPETRVPVSNYAGSFGDNYAIGGLTPPGGPWETPINTVLPPGVPRSGHAGFWGTNFNENLSARGPGVLRGYFSYRIAGIAPVTIASVTDGTSNTIMAGETLPAQVADNNFWNHNGCTFGTTIPINWQTRQAPAIQFGSPVWTSRFSYASKGAKSNHPGGANFLFGDGSVKFLKNTINPIAYNALGSRNGGEVVSADAL
- a CDS encoding DUF362 domain-containing protein; the protein is MTTPESGATPTPCVSRRRFLQVGATTGLTLGGLGGADASTAAPAGVVSASTSRGVIQPPAEGELGIPGPYPGRVVEVRNPAMSVHRVKNRAAIETTLDRAMTELTGADSAIEAWRVFFEPGDVVGIKMNPVGNPLANSSSELMLAVIDRLKAVGIKPSDIVVFERYKNEFINARMHEAVPDGITWGGLTPADDPSQLEIDFKDDLWGYDPDEFVEMDIVHQGFDPKDDRTRRSHLGKLITRRVNKLVLLPVLKDHGSAGVTGALKNMSHGLVNNVARSHSTPQTNVCNYFIPSVVRHPVIRRKCVLQIMDGIIGVYQGGPFAHAENIRWTWEANTLFVATDPVALDMVEWMRIDAKRKEMGLAPVGAVGRLALDADREGFDIRQPQHIILAGNLGLGRFEFKSPRGRRSSIDHRIVTLDPAA
- a CDS encoding tetratricopeptide repeat protein is translated as MSWDHQAIVDQWAGGDREEARRRVRAWLERTPDDPLAWFASARLAVWEDRGQTALDHLARAEERGLDRRLGESLKRIMLARSDRGREVEAMLATQVADGTALEPDATAALARLAIADFRLKQAQPLLDRWIRLAPGDPTPWVWRADILRRADAELDPILEAYTRALELDPACQKARLGLAEALLNAHRNDEAEAQFQTLLEQAADRFEIWLSFGRNAVEAGRFEEAATRFERALSLAPEGRRGEVHAEWGRMEARRGQLEAAREQLQSAWETSPYDADLAGSLGRVLRALGREAEARPLLERAELLRRDQRRLDELRARLVSHPEDVDASSEVARWMFDHGRDAEGLIWAERTLERAPDHAATHRCLATYYDRIGQPGLANHHRERAALKINQAHPKG
- a CDS encoding PEP-CTERM sorting domain-containing protein, coding for MMMSRSGIRLWTFAAIALFGGASTTMADPIQMFFPTGNTQNDLSPERFPNVVVLIDNPTFPNNPTNDVAQADWMTREGWLTGWNFRDIRLAYDRATDTMAVAFNGFKNPDGSPINIAGDADGNGDPNNSDPRTIAAGGIDWPNFGGTESMTIAFDTNMDGVPNVVAGIPANKPGSGLDAFTVARFALSPEGVVRGIEQSFGEVLTDHVGELAFAPSPDHPDLQFTIRNFSRLPGLTPFELDGEIAFSYNIRAYAGSLDDVVAGEDQFSGQVRGQIPIPEPTTLLLWIGSGLGAACLARRRTQV
- a CDS encoding PEP-CTERM sorting domain-containing protein (PEP-CTERM proteins occur, often in large numbers, in the proteomes of bacteria that also encode an exosortase, a predicted intramembrane cysteine proteinase. The presence of a PEP-CTERM domain at a protein's C-terminus predicts cleavage within the sorting domain, followed by covalent anchoring to some some component of the (usually Gram-negative) cell surface. Many PEP-CTERM proteins exhibit an unusual sequence composition that includes large numbers of potential glycosylation sites. Expression of one such protein has been shown restore the ability of a bacterium to form floc, a type of biofilm.) is translated as MVWPPSLSPAYRQVLGGGIQPGIEQSYGETLTNNVGVLTYFGTREAPDFQFTIRNFSTLPGFTPEFDPFTGDLIVNYDVRAYAGSLDDVVSGEDLFFGQVRGQIIPEPSSIVAMVTLAALFGWRTHRRLRRNADPTV